In Blautia wexlerae DSM 19850, a single window of DNA contains:
- a CDS encoding NifB/NifX family molybdenum-iron cluster-binding protein → MKIAVTYDNGEIFQHFGKTESFKVYEVEDNKVVSSEVIGSNGTGHGALAGLLAEQGVNVLICGGIGGGAQTALTEAGIELCAGAQGNTDQAVENYLKGELVSSGANCDHHHHEEGHSCGSHEEGHSCGDSCGGGCGGCGGSQPPLTGRNVGKTCRTHYRGTFNDGTQFDSSYDRGEPLEFICGAGQMIRGFDAAVADMEVGQIIDVHLMPEEAYGMADPNAIFTMEIAQLPGSEDLTVGQQVYLSNQFGQPFPVKVTAKDEKNITFDANHEMAGKELNFKIELVEVK, encoded by the coding sequence ATGAAAATTGCAGTAACATATGATAATGGAGAGATTTTTCAGCATTTTGGAAAAACAGAGTCTTTTAAAGTTTATGAAGTGGAAGACAACAAAGTAGTTTCCAGTGAAGTAATCGGTTCTAACGGTACAGGACATGGCGCACTTGCAGGTCTGCTTGCTGAGCAGGGTGTAAATGTTCTGATCTGCGGTGGCATCGGCGGTGGTGCTCAGACAGCTCTCACAGAGGCAGGAATCGAATTATGCGCCGGAGCCCAGGGAAATACCGACCAGGCAGTTGAAAATTATTTAAAAGGCGAATTAGTATCTTCCGGAGCTAACTGCGACCATCACCATCATGAAGAAGGTCATTCCTGTGGCAGTCATGAGGAGGGACACTCCTGTGGAGACAGCTGCGGTGGTGGATGCGGTGGATGTGGCGGATCACAGCCTCCGCTTACAGGACGCAATGTAGGAAAAACCTGCCGCACACATTACAGAGGAACTTTCAATGACGGAACACAGTTTGATTCTTCTTACGACCGTGGCGAACCGCTGGAATTCATCTGCGGTGCAGGCCAGATGATCAGAGGGTTTGATGCTGCTGTAGCTGACATGGAAGTTGGTCAGATCATTGATGTTCACCTTATGCCTGAAGAAGCATACGGTATGGCAGATCCAAACGCTATCTTCACTATGGAAATCGCGCAGCTTCCAGGTTCCGAAGACCTGACAGTTGGCCAGCAGGTATACCTGTCAAACCAGTTCGGTCAGCCATTCCCTGTTAAAGTAACAGCTAAAGATGAGAAAAATATCACATTTGATGCAAACCACGAAATGGCTGGAAAAGAACTTAACTTCAAGATTGAATTAGTAGAAGTGAAATAA